One part of the Solanum dulcamara chromosome 8, daSolDulc1.2, whole genome shotgun sequence genome encodes these proteins:
- the LOC129900994 gene encoding flowering-promoting factor 1-like — MSGVWIFDKKGVAHLIKNPTRESFELKQPPYPGTGTATAPGARPRVLVYLPENETISSYEELERRLIELGWTRFNNPMKSDLLQFHKSDDSAHLISLPKSFTNFKSLQMYDIVVKNPSFFEVRDVK, encoded by the exons ATGTCTGGCGTATGGATATTTGACAAGAAAGGTGTTGCTCATTTGATCAAAAATCCTACTCGAGAGTCCTTCGAGCTAAAACAACCACCATATCCAG GCACTGGTACAGCCACTGCACCCGGGGCACGCCCTCGGGTGTTGGTGTACCTACCGGAGAATGAGACGATAAGTTCCTATGAAGAACTAGAGAGGAGACTCATTGAACTAGGATGGACCCGATTCAACAACCCGATGAAGTCGGATCTTTTGCAGTTCCATAAATCAGATGATTCTGCACATCTAATCTCACTTCCTAAGAGCTTTACAAACTTCAAATCACTCCAGATGTATGATATCGTCGTCAAGAATCCATCATTTTTTGAAGTTCGTGATGTTAAATAG